A region of Pongo pygmaeus isolate AG05252 chromosome 15, NHGRI_mPonPyg2-v2.0_pri, whole genome shotgun sequence DNA encodes the following proteins:
- the C15H14orf93 gene encoding uncharacterized protein C14orf93 homolog, which yields MSFSATILFSPPSGSEARCCCCACKSETNGGNTGSQGGNPPPSTPITVTGHGLAVQSSEQLLHIIYQRVDKAVGLAEAALGLARANNELLKRLQEEVGDLRQGKVSIPDEDGESRAHSSPPEEPGPLKESPGEAFKALSAVEEECDSVGSGVQVVIEELRQLGAASVGPGPLGFPATQRDMRLPGCTLAASEGAPLLNPLVDDYVASEGAVQRVLVPAYAKQLSPATQLAIQRATSETGPENGTKLPPPRPEDMLNAAAALDSALEESGPGSTGELRHSLGLTVSPCRTRGSGQKNSRRKRDLVLSKLVHNVHNHITNDKRFNGSESIKSSWNISVVKFLLEKLKQELVTSPHNYTDKELKGACVAYFLTKRREYRNSLNPFKGLKEKEEKKLRSRRYRLFANRSSIMRHFGPEDQRLWNDVTEELMSDEEDSLNEPGVWVARPPRFRAQRLTELCYHLDANSKHGTKANRVYGPPSDRLPSAEAQLLPPELYNPNFQEEEDEGGDENAPGSPSFDQPHKTCCPDLNSFIEIKVEKDE from the exons ATGTCCTTCAGTGCCACcattctcttctcccctcccagtGGCAGCGAGGCCAGATGCTGCTGCTGCGCCTGTAAGAGTGAGACTAATGGAGGCAACACAGGCTCCCAGGGTGGAAATCCTCCTCCCAGCACCCCCATCACAGTGACTGGACATGGCCTGGCTGTTCAGAGCTCAGAGCAGCTCCTGCATATTATCTACCAGCGGGTGGATAAGGCAGTGGGTTTGGCTGAAGCTGCTCTGGGTCTTGCCAGGGCCAACAATGAGTTGTTAAAACGTCTCCAGGAGGAAGTGGGTGACCTGAGGCAAGGGAAAGTGTCCATCCCTGATGAAGATGGGGAAAGCCGGGCACATAGTTCCCCACCTGAGGAGCCTGGGCCTCTCAAGGAAAGTCCCGGGGAAGCCTTTAAGGCTCTGTCTGCCGTGGAAGAGGAGTGTGACAGCGTGGGCAGTGGTGTGCAGGTGGTGATTGAGGAGCTGCGGCAGCTGGGAGCAGCCTCAGTGGGGCCTGGGCCTTTGGGCTTCCCAGCAACTCAGAGGGACATGCGGCTCCCGGGGTGCACGCTGGCTGCCAGCGAGGGGGCCCCCCTGCTCAATCCC CTGGTGGATGATTACGTGGCCTCTGAGGGTGCAGTACAGCGAGTTCTGGTCCCTGCTTATGCCAAGCAACTCTCACCAGCCACACAACTGGCAATCCAGCGAGCAACCTCAGAGACAGGACCAGAAAATGGAACCAAGCTGCCACCACCCCGCCCTGAGGACATGCTCAATGCCGCTGCTGCACTGGACAGTGCCTTGGAAGAGTCAGGCCCTGGGAGCACTGGGGAGCTGAGACATTCTCTAGGGCTGACCGTTTCCCCATGCAGGACCAGAGGAAGTGGGCAGAAGAACTCCAGGCGCAAGCGGGATCTGGTACTCTCT aaactgGTCCACAATGTGCATAACCACATCACCAATGACAAGAGATTCAATGGGTCTGAAAG CATCAAGTCCTCTTGGAATATTTCAGTAGTGAAGTTTCTTCTGGAAAAGCTCAAGCAAGAGCTGGTGACCAGTCCCCACAATTACACTGATAAGGAGCTAAAAG GAGCCTGTGTGGCCTACTTCCTTACTAAGAGGCGTGAGTACCGCAACTCCCTGAACCCCTTTAAAGGCctgaaggaaaaagaggagaagaaacTTCGAAGTCGCCGATATCGG CTTTTTGCCAACCGATCCAGTATCATGAGGCATTTTGGACCTGAGGACCAACGTCTGTGGAATGATGTGACAGAGGAGCTGATGTCAGATGAAGAGGACAGTCTTAACGAGCCAGGTGTGTGGGTGGCCCGCCCTCCCCGTTTCCGGGCCCAGCGCCTCACAGAGCTCTGCTACCATCTGGATGCTAACTCTAAGCATGGCACCAAAGCCAACCGTGTGTATGGGCCTCCCTCAGACAGACTGCCTTCTGCTGAAGCCCAGCTCCTTCCACCAGAACTTTACAATCCTAATTTCCAAGAAGAGGAAGATGAGGGAGGGGATGAGAATGCACCTGGCTCCCCATCTTTTGACCAACCCCACAAAACCTGCTGTCCTGACTTGAACTCATTCATTGAAATCAAGGTGGAAAAGGATGAATAA